A portion of the Ralstonia nicotianae genome contains these proteins:
- a CDS encoding YadA family autotransporter adhesin — protein MNNSAIKNLADGTLSATSTEAVTGRQLNATNTNITNLQNSIKSISSSASLVQQSAAGKDITVAKDLDGDAVDFSGKKLSDSTTFSRKLTGVAEGALSATSTDAVSGKQLYTTNQNLSTTNQNLADTNKSLAETNKNVSATTTNITNLQNTVNNISSGSAGLVQQSAAGKDITVAKDLDGDAVDFSGKKLSDSTTFSRKLTGVAEGTLSATSTDAVSGKQLYTTNQNLSTTNQNLADTNKSLAETNKNVSATTTNITNLQNTVNNISSGSAGLVQQSAAGKDITVAKDLDGEAVDFSGKKLSDSTTFSRKLTGVAEGTLSATSTDAVSGKQLYTTNQNLSTTNQNLADTNKSLAETNKNVSATTTNITNLQNTVNNISSGSAGLVQQSAAGKDITVAKDLDGDAVDFSGKKLSDSTTFSRKLTGVAEGALSATSTDAVSGKQLYATNQNLASTNKDLANTNTRLTTAEGNLSSNTTSITNLQNTVNNISSGSVGLVQQSAAGKDITVAKDLDGDAVDFSGKKLSDSTTFSRKLTGVAEGALSATSTDAVSGKQLYTTNQNLSTTNQNLADTNKSLAETNKNVSATTTNITNLQNTVNNISSGSAGLVQQSAAGKDITVAKDLDGDAVDFSGKKLSDSTTFSRKLTGVAEGTLSATSTDAVSGKQLYTTNQNLSTTNQNLADTNKSLAETNKNVSATTTNITNLQNTIKNISGGSAGLVQQSAAGKDITVAKDLDGEAVDFSGKKLSDSTTFSRKLTGVAEGTLSATSTDAVSGKQLYTTNQNVSKLSANVTDVSDSVTNIKNTMNTIVNGGGLKYFHANSTLDDAQAMGLESIAFGGAAVAAGMNSMAMGGNARAMAGNAVALGAGSVADRANTVSVGSAGKERQITNVAAGTADTDAVNVAQLKAAGIINGSGRTNATVTYGTNADGSADYGNVTLGGGNAPAGTAIHNVAAGTAETDAVNVRQMNAAIASVQKVSNTNDPMFAADGDRAVKRASAKGTHATAMGAAASAGGDQSVATGHNAQSGGDSSVAMGANAKATANHAVAVGSGSVANRANTMSVGSAGNERQITNVAAGVQGTDAVNVSQLSQAVYAAVGDLPAGTTARQYTDEQIGMVRQGINQVARGAYSGIAAATALTMIPDVDQGKSIAIGIGSATYKGYQAVALGASARISHNLKAKMGVGYSSEGTTVGMGASYQW, from the coding sequence ATGAATAATTCCGCCATCAAAAACCTTGCTGACGGCACGCTGTCGGCCACCAGCACCGAGGCGGTGACTGGCAGGCAACTGAACGCCACCAACACGAACATCACCAATCTGCAGAACAGCATCAAGAGCATCAGCAGTTCGGCGAGCCTGGTGCAGCAATCGGCAGCGGGCAAGGACATCACAGTGGCCAAGGACCTGGACGGTGACGCGGTGGACTTCAGCGGCAAGAAGCTGAGCGACAGCACGACGTTCTCGCGCAAGCTGACGGGTGTGGCGGAGGGGGCGTTGTCGGCGACGAGTACGGATGCGGTGAGCGGCAAGCAGCTCTATACGACGAACCAGAACCTGAGCACGACGAACCAGAATCTGGCGGACACGAACAAGAGCCTGGCCGAGACGAACAAGAACGTGTCGGCGACCACGACCAACATCACGAACCTGCAGAACACGGTGAACAACATCAGCAGCGGTTCGGCGGGTCTGGTGCAGCAGTCGGCCGCGGGCAAGGACATCACGGTGGCCAAGGACCTGGACGGTGACGCGGTGGACTTCAGCGGCAAGAAGCTGAGCGACAGCACGACGTTCTCGCGCAAGCTGACGGGTGTGGCGGAGGGGACGTTGTCGGCGACGAGCACGGATGCGGTGAGCGGCAAGCAGCTCTATACGACCAACCAGAACCTGAGCACGACGAACCAGAATCTGGCGGACACGAACAAGAGCCTGGCCGAGACGAACAAGAACGTGTCGGCGACCACGACCAACATCACGAACCTGCAGAACACGGTGAACAACATCAGCAGCGGTTCGGCGGGTCTGGTGCAGCAGTCGGCCGCGGGCAAGGACATCACGGTGGCCAAGGACCTGGACGGTGAGGCGGTGGACTTCAGCGGCAAGAAGCTGAGCGACAGCACGACGTTCTCGCGCAAGCTGACGGGTGTGGCGGAGGGGACGTTGTCGGCGACGAGCACGGATGCGGTGAGCGGCAAGCAGCTCTATACGACCAACCAGAACCTGAGCACGACGAACCAGAATCTGGCGGACACGAACAAGAGCCTGGCCGAGACGAACAAGAACGTGTCGGCGACCACGACCAACATCACGAACCTGCAGAACACGGTGAACAACATCAGCAGCGGTTCGGCGGGTCTGGTGCAGCAATCGGCAGCGGGCAAGGACATCACCGTGGCCAAGGACCTGGACGGTGACGCGGTGGACTTCAGCGGCAAGAAGCTGAGCGACAGCACGACGTTCTCGCGCAAGCTGACGGGTGTGGCGGAGGGGGCGTTGTCGGCGACGAGTACCGATGCGGTGAGCGGCAAGCAGCTCTATGCGACGAACCAGAACCTGGCGAGTACCAACAAGGACCTGGCCAATACCAACACGCGCCTGACGACGGCCGAGGGCAACCTGTCGTCGAACACGACGAGCATCACGAACCTGCAGAACACGGTGAACAACATCAGCAGCGGTTCGGTGGGTCTGGTGCAGCAATCGGCAGCGGGCAAGGACATCACGGTGGCCAAGGACCTGGACGGTGACGCGGTGGACTTCAGCGGCAAGAAGCTGAGCGACAGCACGACGTTCTCGCGCAAGCTGACGGGTGTGGCGGAGGGGGCGTTGTCGGCGACGAGCACGGATGCGGTGAGCGGCAAGCAGCTCTATACGACGAACCAGAACCTGAGTACGACGAACCAGAATCTGGCGGACACGAACAAGAGCCTGGCCGAGACGAACAAGAACGTGTCGGCGACCACGACCAACATCACGAACCTGCAGAACACGGTGAACAACATCAGCAGCGGTTCGGCGGGTCTGGTACAGCAATCGGCAGCGGGCAAGGACATTACGGTGGCCAAGGACCTGGACGGTGACGCGGTGGACTTCAGCGGCAAGAAGCTGAGCGACAGCACGACGTTCTCGCGCAAGCTGACGGGTGTGGCGGAGGGGACGTTGTCGGCGACGAGCACGGATGCGGTGAGCGGCAAGCAGCTCTATACGACCAACCAGAACCTGAGCACGACGAACCAGAATCTGGCGGACACGAACAAGAGCCTGGCCGAGACGAACAAGAACGTGTCGGCGACCACGACCAACATCACGAACCTGCAGAACACCATCAAGAACATCAGCGGCGGCTCGGCGGGTCTGGTGCAGCAGTCGGCAGCGGGCAAGGACATCACGGTGGCCAAGGACCTGGACGGTGAGGCGGTGGACTTCAGCGGCAAGAAGCTGAGTGACAGCACGACGTTCTCGCGCAAGCTGACGGGTGTGGCGGAGGGGACGTTGTCGGCGACGAGTACCGATGCGGTGAGCGGCAAGCAGCTCTATACGACGAACCAGAATGTGTCGAAGTTGTCGGCGAACGTCACGGACGTGAGTGATAGCGTCACCAACATCAAGAACACGATGAACACCATCGTGAACGGCGGCGGGCTCAAGTACTTCCACGCGAACTCGACGCTGGACGATGCGCAGGCGATGGGCCTCGAGTCGATCGCGTTCGGCGGCGCGGCCGTCGCGGCCGGTATGAACTCGATGGCGATGGGCGGCAATGCCCGGGCGATGGCGGGCAACGCTGTGGCCTTGGGCGCGGGTTCGGTGGCGGACCGCGCGAACACGGTGTCGGTGGGCTCGGCGGGCAAGGAGCGCCAGATCACCAACGTGGCGGCCGGTACGGCGGACACGGATGCCGTGAACGTTGCCCAGCTGAAGGCGGCCGGCATCATCAACGGCAGCGGCAGGACCAACGCCACGGTGACGTACGGCACCAACGCAGACGGCTCGGCGGACTACGGCAACGTGACGCTGGGCGGCGGCAACGCGCCGGCCGGCACGGCGATCCACAACGTCGCGGCCGGCACGGCCGAGACCGACGCGGTGAACGTCAGGCAGATGAACGCGGCCATTGCCAGCGTGCAGAAGGTGAGCAACACCAACGACCCGATGTTCGCGGCGGACGGCGACCGCGCTGTCAAGCGCGCGAGCGCCAAGGGCACGCATGCCACGGCGATGGGTGCCGCGGCCAGCGCGGGCGGCGACCAGTCGGTCGCGACGGGCCACAACGCGCAGTCGGGCGGCGACAGCTCGGTCGCGATGGGCGCGAATGCGAAGGCGACGGCGAATCATGCGGTTGCCGTGGGCTCGGGTTCGGTAGCGAACCGCGCGAACACGATGTCGGTGGGCTCGGCGGGCAACGAGCGCCAGATCACCAATGTTGCGGCCGGTGTGCAGGGTACCGATGCGGTCAACGTGAGCCAGCTGAGCCAGGCGGTCTATGCGGCCGTCGGCGATCTGCCGGCGGGAACGACGGCCAGGCAGTACACGGATGAGCAGATCGGCATGGTGCGGCAGGGGATCAACCAGGTGGCGCGCGGCGCTTACAGCGGTATCGCAGCGGCGACCGCGCTGACGATGATTCCGGACGTCGATCAGGGCAAGTCGATCGCGATCGGTATCGGCAGCGCGACCTACAAGGGCTATCAGGCGGTTGCGCTGGGCGCCTCGGCACGCATCTCGCACAACCTGAAGGCCAAGATGGGCGTGGGCTACAGCAGCGAAGGCACGACGGTCGGCATGGGCGCGTCGTATCAGTGGTAA
- a CDS encoding response regulator transcription factor, producing the protein MSRIKVGIADDHPIVLLGATSMLKDHPDIEVLFTCETIEQLLKQLAEHPVDVLLCDYEFESDPQADGLHLLQRLRRLVPDTRILLLSAHSTPSIVSATLGLGASGFIGKSRADFGNLAAAVRKVAGGSLYVPGSLSAALLSARYGKHGMVGVEALSTREVIVAQMTADGLTIGEIADRLKRSPKTISNQKVAAMKKLGVKNDVELAAVLRELSGRVPPA; encoded by the coding sequence ATGTCCAGAATCAAGGTAGGCATCGCAGATGACCATCCGATCGTCCTCCTTGGCGCAACCAGCATGCTCAAGGATCACCCGGACATCGAAGTCCTATTCACCTGCGAAACGATCGAGCAGTTGTTGAAGCAACTTGCCGAGCACCCGGTGGACGTCCTCCTGTGCGACTACGAATTCGAAAGTGATCCGCAGGCCGACGGCCTGCACCTGCTGCAGCGGCTGCGACGGCTGGTGCCGGACACGCGGATCCTGCTGCTCAGCGCCCATTCCACGCCTTCCATCGTCTCGGCCACCCTCGGCCTGGGCGCATCCGGATTCATCGGCAAGAGCCGTGCCGATTTCGGCAACCTGGCAGCCGCCGTCCGCAAGGTGGCCGGCGGCAGCCTGTATGTGCCAGGTTCGCTGTCCGCGGCCCTGCTCTCCGCCCGCTACGGCAAGCACGGCATGGTGGGCGTGGAGGCCCTCTCCACGCGGGAAGTCATCGTGGCGCAGATGACGGCGGACGGGCTGACGATCGGAGAAATCGCCGACCGGCTCAAGCGCAGCCCCAAGACGATCAGCAACCAGAAGGTCGCGGCAATGAAGAAGCTCGGCGTCAAGAACGACGTTGAACTGGCGGCCGTGCTGCGCGAATTGAGCGGACGCGTGCCACCGGCCTAG
- a CDS encoding hybrid sensor histidine kinase/response regulator has translation MPQRLLTKTGRYSRRVLYGCTAALSIAIVGAVLLLGRGIIDQYGDRQVARFVRTSGEVRTEVDGLSARLAQFADLYEGVWNLRQNDVVPTRRYAGKLAADRGATVTGADLTATPVTLISSLDRPADGARLAMALRVLRDVSGAPLMDAQKLGVTLDGFLYTPDATFLAAFPALRPADLRSAREQGPQPFIRERIAAVEQRIASSAPEAVRGRRPLWYPADETNGHASVSQLIVPMYRDNARVLTIALTLPDAQFTRFFLRKESRRPGFFLLSQTGQRSLGDLPADLEERRLLDTVLANADWSRQAGAEPTTFYKDGVFFVSRRIAGPDWIAVYAYRWQDVWSDLQHEFFAGMVFCVLVLGLLWATAAYFDLRVTRPLLSDAKKLIEAEHFSKAIIDTLPIGIGVYSPETDSILLENSVAVRMLGNVSNEQRLRFYRHVMHERDAEPVPGARHSFIEVRWERAEGQSSYIGVASSWTRFGGRSAVLLGLVDMNERKANEILLMEAKQTADEANRAKSMFLAIVGHEIRTPLHGAMGHLELLARSALSLEQREWVDMTSRSFDALLTLVNDLLDSTKLEANALQISPVPMCPNEVLERCARSFGAAIVQGGVAFHCITDPDLDLVVDGDDQRLTQILQNLLSNAAKFTERGTITIASRCLKREDGKVWARFEVADTGIGIPAAMQSTIFNPLAQADDSISRRFGGTGLGLFLCRNLAHLMGGRISVRSEPGIGSAFRVDLPFAQNTRAPAPPPPVLTGLSVELLCPVSQWRGMLAERLRRWGATVRPAEASAAEPLHIRLAVEADGRAWHAADLGTVPLLGTVFVTAKGPLHAHRDGQKIEVSSFTREGLLAALTELTGAAARPAETPVSMAVDEGLGADLDILVAEDDAVNRTLIRHQLAALGCQRVRVAVDGVEALEMWLERRADLVITDLGMPRLDGIGLLHKLRELDPRARVIATSASVSAEIKADVEQFSSLLQKPVSLGDLRRILRQEMLSRTASPTPAVAEPVRADALDALLRQAFRTEWNKERKSIEQALAGKDMDALRRRVHRLQGALMALGADALVEELRGLQDIYSRADWALIAIRCHQLLAHVDASVG, from the coding sequence ATGCCCCAAAGGCTACTGACCAAGACCGGCCGATATTCCAGGCGTGTGCTCTACGGGTGCACGGCCGCGCTGTCCATCGCGATCGTGGGGGCCGTGCTGCTGCTCGGCCGCGGCATCATCGATCAGTACGGCGACAGGCAGGTCGCGCGGTTCGTCAGGACGAGCGGCGAGGTGCGGACCGAGGTGGACGGACTGTCCGCAAGGCTGGCGCAGTTCGCCGATCTCTACGAAGGGGTCTGGAATCTGCGCCAGAACGACGTGGTGCCAACACGGCGCTATGCCGGCAAGCTTGCCGCCGACCGGGGCGCGACCGTGACCGGAGCGGACCTGACCGCCACGCCGGTCACGCTGATCAGCTCGCTCGACAGGCCGGCCGACGGCGCGCGCCTGGCAATGGCGCTGCGGGTGCTGCGCGACGTTTCCGGCGCGCCGCTGATGGATGCGCAGAAGCTGGGCGTGACGCTCGACGGGTTCCTGTACACGCCGGATGCGACGTTTCTGGCGGCCTTTCCGGCGCTGCGTCCGGCCGATCTGCGGAGCGCGCGCGAGCAGGGGCCGCAGCCCTTCATCCGCGAGCGCATCGCCGCCGTGGAGCAGCGCATTGCGTCGTCGGCGCCGGAGGCCGTCCGCGGCCGCCGTCCGCTGTGGTATCCGGCGGACGAGACCAACGGGCATGCCTCGGTATCGCAGCTCATCGTGCCGATGTACCGCGACAACGCGCGCGTTCTAACGATCGCGCTCACGTTGCCGGATGCGCAGTTCACGCGCTTCTTCCTGCGCAAGGAAAGCCGCAGGCCGGGGTTCTTCCTGCTGAGCCAGACCGGCCAGCGGAGCCTGGGCGATCTGCCGGCCGACCTGGAGGAAAGGCGGCTGCTGGACACGGTTCTGGCGAATGCCGACTGGTCGCGGCAGGCCGGCGCCGAGCCGACCACCTTCTACAAGGATGGCGTCTTCTTTGTGAGCCGGCGTATCGCCGGGCCCGACTGGATCGCGGTGTATGCGTATCGATGGCAGGACGTGTGGTCCGACCTCCAGCATGAATTCTTCGCCGGCATGGTCTTCTGCGTGCTGGTGCTCGGGTTGCTGTGGGCCACGGCCGCCTACTTCGATCTGCGTGTGACCCGGCCCCTGCTCAGCGACGCGAAGAAGCTGATCGAAGCCGAGCATTTCAGCAAGGCCATCATCGATACCTTGCCGATCGGGATCGGTGTCTACTCGCCGGAGACCGATTCGATCCTGCTGGAGAACAGCGTGGCGGTTCGCATGCTGGGCAATGTCTCCAACGAGCAGCGGCTGCGCTTCTACCGGCACGTCATGCACGAACGCGATGCCGAGCCGGTGCCGGGCGCACGGCACTCCTTCATCGAGGTGCGATGGGAGCGCGCCGAAGGGCAGAGCAGCTATATCGGCGTGGCGTCGTCATGGACCCGGTTCGGCGGACGCTCGGCCGTCCTCCTCGGGCTGGTGGACATGAACGAGCGCAAGGCCAACGAGATCCTGCTGATGGAGGCGAAGCAGACCGCCGACGAGGCCAACCGGGCCAAGTCGATGTTCCTGGCCATCGTCGGCCACGAGATCCGGACGCCGCTGCACGGCGCGATGGGCCATCTGGAATTGCTGGCGCGCAGCGCGCTCAGCCTGGAGCAGCGGGAATGGGTGGACATGACCAGCCGCTCGTTCGATGCCCTGCTGACACTCGTCAACGATCTGCTCGACTCGACCAAGCTCGAGGCCAACGCGCTGCAGATCAGTCCGGTGCCGATGTGTCCGAACGAAGTGCTCGAACGATGCGCGCGCAGCTTCGGTGCGGCGATTGTTCAGGGCGGTGTCGCCTTCCACTGCATCACCGATCCGGACCTCGACCTCGTCGTCGACGGCGATGACCAGCGCCTGACGCAGATCCTGCAGAACCTGCTGAGCAACGCGGCCAAGTTCACCGAACGGGGCACGATCACGATCGCCTCGCGTTGCCTGAAACGGGAGGACGGGAAGGTCTGGGCACGCTTCGAAGTGGCCGATACCGGCATCGGGATCCCGGCCGCGATGCAGTCGACCATCTTCAATCCGCTGGCGCAGGCCGACGACAGCATCAGCCGGCGCTTTGGCGGTACCGGCCTCGGCCTGTTCCTGTGCCGCAATCTCGCGCATCTGATGGGCGGGCGGATCAGCGTGCGCAGCGAGCCCGGCATCGGCAGCGCGTTCCGTGTGGACCTGCCGTTCGCGCAGAACACGCGGGCGCCGGCGCCCCCGCCCCCGGTGCTGACCGGACTATCGGTCGAACTGCTGTGCCCGGTTTCGCAGTGGCGCGGCATGCTGGCCGAGCGCCTGCGGCGCTGGGGGGCGACCGTCCGGCCGGCGGAGGCTTCGGCCGCCGAGCCGTTGCATATCCGCCTGGCCGTGGAGGCGGACGGCCGCGCATGGCATGCGGCCGACCTGGGCACGGTGCCGCTGCTGGGCACGGTATTCGTCACGGCCAAGGGGCCGCTGCATGCGCACCGCGATGGGCAGAAGATCGAAGTCAGCTCGTTCACGCGCGAAGGGCTGCTGGCCGCGTTGACGGAATTGACCGGCGCCGCCGCGAGACCGGCCGAGACGCCGGTGTCCATGGCCGTCGACGAAGGCCTCGGAGCGGATCTGGATATCCTGGTGGCCGAGGACGATGCGGTCAACCGTACCCTGATCCGGCACCAGCTGGCCGCCTTGGGCTGCCAGCGCGTGCGGGTGGCCGTGGATGGCGTGGAAGCGCTCGAGATGTGGCTCGAGCGGCGCGCGGACCTGGTCATCACCGATCTGGGCATGCCGCGGCTGGACGGCATCGGCCTGCTGCACAAGCTGCGCGAGCTCGACCCGCGGGCGCGCGTGATCGCCACCTCGGCTTCGGTCTCGGCGGAGATCAAGGCCGATGTCGAGCAGTTCTCGAGTCTGCTGCAGAAGCCGGTCTCGCTGGGCGATCTCAGGCGCATCCTGAGGCAGGAGATGCTGTCGCGAACGGCTTCGCCCACGCCGGCCGTGGCCGAACCGGTGCGCGCGGACGCGCTCGATGCCCTGCTGCGCCAGGCCTTCCGCACCGAATGGAACAAGGAGCGCAAATCCATCGAGCAGGCGCTGGCCGGCAAGGACATGGATGCGCTGCGCCGGCGTGTGCACCGGTTGCAGGGTGCGCTGATGGCACTGGGCGCCGACGCACTGGTCGAGGAGCTGCGCGGCCTCCAGGACATCTATTCTCGGGCGGATTGGGCGCTGATCGCCATCCGCTGCCACCAGCTGCTGGCGCACGTGGACGCGTCAGTGGGCTGA
- a CDS encoding EAL domain-containing protein, which yields MHTGNPQAPFVNIEHALIACENELQRCYVSRLLQRLGITAVSSVSTTADLLAQVRERPFKLFVISSWLPGTPILQLIDALADSGRGGYIIVSGLSDRRIQHAISEYARLRNGENVRLIFAGEPLRLFDFTDMLCLAGAPSARHREGALPDAVAQRFSAQAILRAYRSGEISVFFQPQYCLATGVLLGAEGLVRWRHPDLGVLGPDHFLPTLEDLGLGQDLIDQLIRAAADISQSLQKTPTPLKLSINIPSAHIVSAAWAETIVQQINAAAGTCAGITIEVTEDSAPGISDSNIAGAVAHWRLNGIDCAIDDFGTGASTLRRLCLAPFNILKIDRRMVWRSRLATHVCRMLEAVVDMAHGLGMRVIAEGIETESDLARMRGMKCDAGQGYYFSRPLPDADFRALAMASSNNAFRQRAPVLSH from the coding sequence ATGCATACCGGCAATCCCCAGGCACCCTTCGTCAATATCGAGCACGCGCTGATCGCCTGCGAGAACGAACTGCAGCGCTGCTACGTGAGCCGGCTGCTGCAGCGGCTGGGCATCACGGCCGTATCGAGCGTGTCCACTACCGCCGACCTGCTCGCGCAGGTCCGCGAGCGGCCGTTCAAGCTCTTTGTCATTTCCTCCTGGCTGCCGGGCACGCCGATCCTGCAGCTGATCGACGCGCTGGCCGACAGCGGCCGCGGCGGATACATCATCGTGAGCGGCCTGTCGGACCGGCGGATCCAGCACGCGATCTCCGAATACGCACGGCTGAGGAACGGCGAGAACGTGCGGCTCATCTTCGCCGGTGAACCGCTGCGGCTGTTCGACTTCACCGACATGCTCTGCCTCGCAGGCGCGCCCTCGGCCCGCCACCGCGAGGGCGCGCTGCCGGATGCCGTTGCGCAGCGGTTCTCGGCGCAGGCGATCTTGCGCGCCTATCGCTCCGGCGAGATCTCGGTGTTCTTCCAGCCGCAGTACTGCCTCGCCACCGGCGTGCTGCTCGGCGCCGAGGGATTGGTCCGCTGGCGGCATCCCGATCTGGGCGTGCTGGGCCCGGACCATTTCCTGCCCACGCTGGAAGACCTCGGCCTCGGCCAAGACCTGATCGATCAACTGATCCGCGCCGCCGCCGACATCAGCCAGTCCTTGCAGAAGACGCCGACCCCGCTCAAGCTCTCCATCAACATCCCGAGCGCGCACATCGTCTCCGCGGCCTGGGCGGAAACCATCGTGCAGCAGATCAACGCAGCGGCCGGCACCTGCGCCGGCATCACGATCGAAGTCACGGAAGACAGCGCCCCCGGCATCAGCGACAGCAACATCGCCGGCGCCGTCGCGCACTGGCGGCTGAACGGCATCGACTGCGCGATCGACGATTTCGGCACGGGCGCCTCGACGCTGCGCCGCCTCTGCCTTGCGCCCTTCAATATCCTGAAGATCGATCGCCGCATGGTATGGCGCTCCCGCCTGGCCACGCACGTCTGCCGCATGCTCGAAGCCGTGGTGGACATGGCCCACGGGCTCGGCATGCGCGTGATCGCCGAAGGCATCGAGACGGAAAGCGATCTGGCCCGCATGCGCGGCATGAAGTGCGACGCGGGTCAGGGCTACTACTTCAGCCGGCCGTTGCCGGATGCGGATTTCCGCGCTCTTGCGATGGCTTCGTCCAATAATGCGTTTAGGCAGCGTGCGCCTGTCCTTTCCCACTAG
- a CDS encoding type II toxin-antitoxin system TacA family antitoxin, whose protein sequence is MAIKHESAPEATARGRITARLSADKQELLQLAADLSGSTLNQFVLQSALRAAEQVIEHEETIKAIKLTVEQSRRFVALLDEPAKPNEALRRAMERFRKTKLGTADSTFNLERRPQHV, encoded by the coding sequence ATGGCTATCAAGCACGAGAGCGCTCCGGAAGCCACGGCGCGCGGGCGTATTACCGCCCGATTGAGTGCAGACAAGCAAGAGTTGCTGCAGCTGGCTGCAGATCTTTCGGGTAGTACCCTCAACCAGTTCGTTTTGCAGTCCGCGCTGCGTGCGGCCGAACAGGTTATCGAGCACGAAGAAACCATCAAGGCAATCAAGCTGACAGTGGAACAATCCCGGCGCTTCGTTGCGCTACTCGATGAGCCTGCCAAGCCAAACGAGGCCCTGCGGCGCGCGATGGAACGCTTTAGGAAAACCAAACTTGGAACTGCAGATTCGACCTTTAACCTCGAACGACGACCGCAACACGTTTGA
- a CDS encoding GNAT family N-acetyltransferase has translation MELQIRPLTSNDDRNTFDCGNSSLNDWLRRTAKQHQEKDLSRTYVAIWAGDSKRIAGYYALSATLIQTEGMQDQKLPREVSAVLLGRLAVDEKDQGQGLGEYLLMHALEAALKTADIIGVRCVVVDAIDDPAVRFYQKYGFVSLTTQPMRLVLALDTVRQLLA, from the coding sequence TTGGAACTGCAGATTCGACCTTTAACCTCGAACGACGACCGCAACACGTTTGATTGTGGGAACAGTTCGTTGAACGACTGGCTGCGCAGAACAGCCAAGCAGCATCAAGAAAAGGATTTGTCGCGCACGTATGTCGCGATTTGGGCCGGCGATTCGAAGCGGATCGCTGGCTACTATGCCCTGAGTGCCACGTTGATTCAAACGGAGGGGATGCAGGACCAGAAGCTTCCTCGAGAAGTATCCGCAGTGCTCCTGGGTCGGCTTGCCGTCGACGAGAAAGACCAGGGCCAGGGCCTAGGCGAATACCTCCTGATGCATGCGCTGGAAGCCGCGCTCAAGACAGCAGACATCATCGGCGTTCGATGCGTCGTAGTGGACGCCATTGACGACCCGGCGGTTCGCTTCTATCAGAAATACGGTTTCGTTTCGCTCACGACCCAGCCCATGCGACTGGTCCTAGCGCTGGACACGGTTCGTCAACTTCTTGCGTGA